Proteins encoded together in one Camelina sativa cultivar DH55 chromosome 9, Cs, whole genome shotgun sequence window:
- the LOC104713937 gene encoding insulin-degrading enzyme-like 2 isoform X1 has translation MAVGTETTTVTVDRGDEILKPRTDKRDYRRILLKNSLEVLLISDPETDKCAASMNVSVGSFSDPDGLEGLAHFLEHMLFYASEKYPEEDSYSKYITEHGGSTNAYTASEYTNYHFDINTDSFDEALDRFAQFFIKPLMSADATMREIKAVDSENQKNLLSDPWRMHQLKKHLSRENHPYHKFNTGNMDTLHVRPESKGIDTRSELIKFYDEYYSANIMHLVVYGKESLDKTQGLVEELFQEIPNTNKDIPRFPGQPCTPDHLQVLVKAVPIRQGHKLTVYWPITPSIHHYEEAPARYISRLLGHEGEGSLFHALKILGWATGLYAGEADWTTEYSFFNVTINLTDAGHEHMEDILGLLFRQIKHLQQSGVSQWIFDELSAICEAEFHYQAKIHPISYATRISPKMTIYPREHWLVGSSLPTKFNPASVEKVLNELSPNNVRIFWESNKFEGQTDKVEPWYNTAYSLEKITKLTIQEWVQSALYVNLLLPTPNVFIPTDFSLKVFKDKDTFPVLLRETSFSRLWYKPDTKFFKPKAYVKMDFNCPLAVTSPVAVVLSNFFVWLLVDYLNEYAYYARIAGLQYGISLSDNGFELYLVGFNHKLRVLLEAVIQKIAKFQVKPDRFSVIKETVTKAYQNHKFGQPYHQAMSYCSMVLQDHSWPWTEELDALTYLEVEDLAKFVPMLLSRTFVECYIAGNVEKSEAESMVKHVEDVLFNDPKPICRPLFPSQFLTNRVTDLKTGMKYFYHQQGTNPNDENSALVHYIQVHQDEFSMNIKLQMFKLIAKQATFHQLRTVEQLGYITSLSQRNDSRVYGVQFIIQSSVKGPGHIDMRVESLLKDLESKLYNISDEEFKSYVTALIDMKLEKHKNLSEESGFYWGEIQDGTLKFNRIDVEVAALKELKKEELIDFFNEYIKVDAPKKKSLSVCVYGNQHSKEMASDKDKVVSPFVEIEDIVGFRNSLPRYGSLRGCSQLKL, from the exons ATGGCTGTTGGAACGGAGACCACGACGGTGACGGTGGATCGAGGTGACGAGATACTAAAGCCACGCACTGACAAGAGAGACTATCGGAGGATTTTACTTAAGAATTCGCTCGAGGTGTTGTTAATCAGCGACCCGGAGACTGACAAG TGTGCTGCTTCAATGAACGTTAGCGTCGGATCGTTCTCTGACCCAGATGGATTGGAAGGCCTAGCTCATTTCCTTG AGCATATGCTATTTTATGCAAGTGAAAAATACCCCGAGGAAGATAGTTACTCCAAGTACATCACAGAG catgGAGGGAGTACAAATGCTTATACAGCCAGTGAATATACAAATTACCATTTCGATATCAACACAGATTCTTTTGATGAAGCTTTGGACAG GTTTGCACAGTTCTTTATCAAACCACTGATGTCTGCTGATGCAACCATGAGAGAGATCAAAGCTGTCGACTCTG AGAATCAGAAAAACTTGTTGTCTGATCCTTGGCGTATGCACCAG TTAAAGAAGCATCTAAGTCGGGAAAACCATCCATATCACAAATTTAACACAG GTAACATGGATACTCTTCATGTACGACCCGAATCAAAAGGAATAGATACGAGGAGTGAACTAATTAAATTCTATGATGAATACTATTCTGCGAACATTATGCATCTGGTTGTATATGGCAAGG AAAGCCTTGATAAAACTCAAGGCCTAGTGGAAGAGTTGTTCCAGGAAATTCCAAACACCAACAAGGATATCCCTAGGTTTCCTGGTCAGCCTTGTACTCCTGACCATTTGCAG GTACTTGTGAAGGCAGTTCCCATAAGGCAAGGTCACAAGCTTACTGTTTACTGGCCTATAACTCCTAGCATCCATCATTATGAAGAAGCACCAGCCAGGTACATTAGTCGTCTACTTGGTCATGAAGGCGAAGGAAGTTTGTTTCATGCGTTAAAAATCTTGG GTTGGGCAACGGGACTGTATGCTGGCGAAGCAGACTGGACTACGGAGTATTCTTTCTTCAATGTTACAATTAATCTTACTGATGCTGGCCATG AACATATGGAAGATATTTTGGGATTGTTGTTTAGACAGATTAAGCATTTACAACAGTCTGGTGTTTCCCAGTGGATTTTCGATGAG CTCTCAGCTATCTGTGAGGCAGAATTTCATTATCAAGCCAAAATACACCCAATTTCGTATGCAACACGTATTTCACCAAAAATGACG ATATACCCAAGGGAGCATTGGCTGGTTGGATCATCACTTCCTACGAAGTTCAATCCAGCTAGTGTGGAAAAGGTTCTCAATGAGCTTTCTCCCAATAATGTTCG AATCTTTTGGGAATCAAATAAATTTGAAGGGCAAACAGACAAGGTTGAGCCATGGTATAACACTGCTTATTCTCTTGAAAAGATAACCAAACTCACCATCCAG GAGTGGGTTCAGTCTGCCCTTTATGTAAACCTCCTTCTACCAACACCTAACGTCTTCATTCCTACGGATTTTTCATTGAAGGTTTTTAAGGATAAG GATACCTTCCCTGTTTTGTTGAGAGAGACATCATTCTCAAGATTGTGGTATAAGCCTGATACAAAGTTCTTCAAACCGAAGGCTTATGTAAAGATGGATTTTAACTGCCCCCTTGCAGTCACCTCTCCTGTTGCTGTAGTTCtttcaaacttttttgtttggttgctGGTGGACTATTTGAATGAATATG CTTATTATGCTCGAATTGCTGGTCTTCAATATGGAATAAGTCTTTCGGACAATGGTTTTGAG CTATATCTTGTTGGCTTTAATCACAAATTGAGAGTCTTGCTGGAAGCTGTCATTCAAAAGATAGCAAAATTCCAAGTAAAACCTGACAGGTTTTCAGTTATTAAG GAAACGGTCACAAAGGCATaccaaaatcacaaattcgGACAACCATATCATCAAGCAATGAGTTACTGCTCAATGGTATTACAAGATCACTCTTGGCCTTGGACAGAGGAACTAGATGCACTTACTTATTTGGAAGTGGAAGATTTGGCAAAGTTCGTTCCTATGTTGTTATCAAGGACATTTGTTGAGTGCTATATTGCAG GAAATGTTGAGAAGAGCGAAGCTGAGTCAATGGTGAAGCATGTTGAAGATGTTCTCTTTAACGACCCAAAACCTATTTGTCGTCCCTTATTTCCATCTCAGTTCTTGACAAATAGGGTTACAGATCTCAAAACAGGAATGAAATACTTCTACCATCAACAAGGCACAAACCCCAACGATGAAAATTCTGCTCTAGTCCATTACATTCAG GTTCATCAAGATGAGTTTTCCATGAATATCAAACTTCAAATGTTTAAACTTATTGCAAAGCAAGCCACTTTTCACCAGCTTAGAACGGTTGAGCAACTTGGTTACATCACTTCACTCTCTCAAAG AAACGACTCTCGTGTCTATGGTGTACAGTTCATTATCCAGTCTTCAGTCAAG GGTCCTGGACATATAGATATGAGGGTCGAGTCACTACTCAAAGACCTTGAGAGTAAGCTTTACAATATTAGCGATGAAGAATTCAAG AGCTATGTAACAGCGTTGATAGATATGAAGCTTGAAAAACACAAGAACTTGAGTGAGGAATCCGGGTTTTACTGGGGAGAGATTCAAGACGGGACACTCAAATTTAACCGCATAGACGTAGAG GTGGCTGCACTGAAAGAgctaaagaaagaagaactaaTAGATTTCTTCAACGAATACATAAAGGTTGACGCACCAAAAAAGAAATCGTTGAGTGTATGCGTTTACGGAAACCAACATTCAAAGGAAATGGCATCTGACAAAGACAAAGTTGTATCACCATTTGTAGAAATCGAAGACATTGTTGGTTTCAGAAACTCTCTACCTCGTTATGGATCGTTGAGAGGATGTAGCCAGCTGAAACTGTGA
- the LOC104713937 gene encoding insulin-degrading enzyme-like 2 isoform X2 produces the protein MAVGTETTTVTVDRGDEILKPRTDKRDYRRILLKNSLEVLLISDPETDKCAASMNVSVGSFSDPDGLEGLAHFLEHMLFYASEKYPEEDSYSKYITEHGGSTNAYTASEYTNYHFDINTDSFDEALDRFAQFFIKPLMSADATMREIKAVDSENQKNLLSDPWRMHQLKKHLSRENHPYHKFNTGNMDTLHVRPESKGIDTRSELIKFYDEYYSANIMHLVVYGKESLDKTQGLVEELFQEIPNTNKDIPRFPGQPCTPDHLQVLVKAVPIRQGHKLTVYWPITPSIHHYEEAPARYISRLLGHEGEGSLFHALKILGWATGLYAGEADWTTEYSFFNVTINLTDAGHEHMEDILGLLFRQIKHLQQSGVSQWIFDELSAICEAEFHYQAKIHPISYATRISPKMTIYPREHWLVGSSLPTKFNPASVEKVLNELSPNNVRIFWESNKFEGQTDKVEPWYNTAYSLEKITKLTIQEWVQSALYVNLLLPTPNVFIPTDFSLKDTFPVLLRETSFSRLWYKPDTKFFKPKAYVKMDFNCPLAVTSPVAVVLSNFFVWLLVDYLNEYAYYARIAGLQYGISLSDNGFELYLVGFNHKLRVLLEAVIQKIAKFQVKPDRFSVIKETVTKAYQNHKFGQPYHQAMSYCSMVLQDHSWPWTEELDALTYLEVEDLAKFVPMLLSRTFVECYIAGNVEKSEAESMVKHVEDVLFNDPKPICRPLFPSQFLTNRVTDLKTGMKYFYHQQGTNPNDENSALVHYIQVHQDEFSMNIKLQMFKLIAKQATFHQLRTVEQLGYITSLSQRNDSRVYGVQFIIQSSVKGPGHIDMRVESLLKDLESKLYNISDEEFKSYVTALIDMKLEKHKNLSEESGFYWGEIQDGTLKFNRIDVEVAALKELKKEELIDFFNEYIKVDAPKKKSLSVCVYGNQHSKEMASDKDKVVSPFVEIEDIVGFRNSLPRYGSLRGCSQLKL, from the exons ATGGCTGTTGGAACGGAGACCACGACGGTGACGGTGGATCGAGGTGACGAGATACTAAAGCCACGCACTGACAAGAGAGACTATCGGAGGATTTTACTTAAGAATTCGCTCGAGGTGTTGTTAATCAGCGACCCGGAGACTGACAAG TGTGCTGCTTCAATGAACGTTAGCGTCGGATCGTTCTCTGACCCAGATGGATTGGAAGGCCTAGCTCATTTCCTTG AGCATATGCTATTTTATGCAAGTGAAAAATACCCCGAGGAAGATAGTTACTCCAAGTACATCACAGAG catgGAGGGAGTACAAATGCTTATACAGCCAGTGAATATACAAATTACCATTTCGATATCAACACAGATTCTTTTGATGAAGCTTTGGACAG GTTTGCACAGTTCTTTATCAAACCACTGATGTCTGCTGATGCAACCATGAGAGAGATCAAAGCTGTCGACTCTG AGAATCAGAAAAACTTGTTGTCTGATCCTTGGCGTATGCACCAG TTAAAGAAGCATCTAAGTCGGGAAAACCATCCATATCACAAATTTAACACAG GTAACATGGATACTCTTCATGTACGACCCGAATCAAAAGGAATAGATACGAGGAGTGAACTAATTAAATTCTATGATGAATACTATTCTGCGAACATTATGCATCTGGTTGTATATGGCAAGG AAAGCCTTGATAAAACTCAAGGCCTAGTGGAAGAGTTGTTCCAGGAAATTCCAAACACCAACAAGGATATCCCTAGGTTTCCTGGTCAGCCTTGTACTCCTGACCATTTGCAG GTACTTGTGAAGGCAGTTCCCATAAGGCAAGGTCACAAGCTTACTGTTTACTGGCCTATAACTCCTAGCATCCATCATTATGAAGAAGCACCAGCCAGGTACATTAGTCGTCTACTTGGTCATGAAGGCGAAGGAAGTTTGTTTCATGCGTTAAAAATCTTGG GTTGGGCAACGGGACTGTATGCTGGCGAAGCAGACTGGACTACGGAGTATTCTTTCTTCAATGTTACAATTAATCTTACTGATGCTGGCCATG AACATATGGAAGATATTTTGGGATTGTTGTTTAGACAGATTAAGCATTTACAACAGTCTGGTGTTTCCCAGTGGATTTTCGATGAG CTCTCAGCTATCTGTGAGGCAGAATTTCATTATCAAGCCAAAATACACCCAATTTCGTATGCAACACGTATTTCACCAAAAATGACG ATATACCCAAGGGAGCATTGGCTGGTTGGATCATCACTTCCTACGAAGTTCAATCCAGCTAGTGTGGAAAAGGTTCTCAATGAGCTTTCTCCCAATAATGTTCG AATCTTTTGGGAATCAAATAAATTTGAAGGGCAAACAGACAAGGTTGAGCCATGGTATAACACTGCTTATTCTCTTGAAAAGATAACCAAACTCACCATCCAG GAGTGGGTTCAGTCTGCCCTTTATGTAAACCTCCTTCTACCAACACCTAACGTCTTCATTCCTACGGATTTTTCATTGAAG GATACCTTCCCTGTTTTGTTGAGAGAGACATCATTCTCAAGATTGTGGTATAAGCCTGATACAAAGTTCTTCAAACCGAAGGCTTATGTAAAGATGGATTTTAACTGCCCCCTTGCAGTCACCTCTCCTGTTGCTGTAGTTCtttcaaacttttttgtttggttgctGGTGGACTATTTGAATGAATATG CTTATTATGCTCGAATTGCTGGTCTTCAATATGGAATAAGTCTTTCGGACAATGGTTTTGAG CTATATCTTGTTGGCTTTAATCACAAATTGAGAGTCTTGCTGGAAGCTGTCATTCAAAAGATAGCAAAATTCCAAGTAAAACCTGACAGGTTTTCAGTTATTAAG GAAACGGTCACAAAGGCATaccaaaatcacaaattcgGACAACCATATCATCAAGCAATGAGTTACTGCTCAATGGTATTACAAGATCACTCTTGGCCTTGGACAGAGGAACTAGATGCACTTACTTATTTGGAAGTGGAAGATTTGGCAAAGTTCGTTCCTATGTTGTTATCAAGGACATTTGTTGAGTGCTATATTGCAG GAAATGTTGAGAAGAGCGAAGCTGAGTCAATGGTGAAGCATGTTGAAGATGTTCTCTTTAACGACCCAAAACCTATTTGTCGTCCCTTATTTCCATCTCAGTTCTTGACAAATAGGGTTACAGATCTCAAAACAGGAATGAAATACTTCTACCATCAACAAGGCACAAACCCCAACGATGAAAATTCTGCTCTAGTCCATTACATTCAG GTTCATCAAGATGAGTTTTCCATGAATATCAAACTTCAAATGTTTAAACTTATTGCAAAGCAAGCCACTTTTCACCAGCTTAGAACGGTTGAGCAACTTGGTTACATCACTTCACTCTCTCAAAG AAACGACTCTCGTGTCTATGGTGTACAGTTCATTATCCAGTCTTCAGTCAAG GGTCCTGGACATATAGATATGAGGGTCGAGTCACTACTCAAAGACCTTGAGAGTAAGCTTTACAATATTAGCGATGAAGAATTCAAG AGCTATGTAACAGCGTTGATAGATATGAAGCTTGAAAAACACAAGAACTTGAGTGAGGAATCCGGGTTTTACTGGGGAGAGATTCAAGACGGGACACTCAAATTTAACCGCATAGACGTAGAG GTGGCTGCACTGAAAGAgctaaagaaagaagaactaaTAGATTTCTTCAACGAATACATAAAGGTTGACGCACCAAAAAAGAAATCGTTGAGTGTATGCGTTTACGGAAACCAACATTCAAAGGAAATGGCATCTGACAAAGACAAAGTTGTATCACCATTTGTAGAAATCGAAGACATTGTTGGTTTCAGAAACTCTCTACCTCGTTATGGATCGTTGAGAGGATGTAGCCAGCTGAAACTGTGA
- the LOC104713937 gene encoding insulin-degrading enzyme-like 2 isoform X3, with the protein MAVGTETTTVTVDRGDEILKPRTDKRDYRRILLKNSLEVLLISDPETDKCAASMNVSVGSFSDPDGLEGLAHFLEHMLFYASEKYPEEDSYSKYITEHGGSTNAYTASEYTNYHFDINTDSFDEALDRFAQFFIKPLMSADATMREIKAVDSENQKNLLSDPWRMHQLKKHLSRENHPYHKFNTGNMDTLHVRPESKGIDTRSELIKFYDEYYSANIMHLVVYGKESLDKTQGLVEELFQEIPNTNKDIPRFPGQPCTPDHLQVLVKAVPIRQGHKLTVYWPITPSIHHYEEAPARYISRLLGHEGEGSLFHALKILGWATGLYAGEADWTTEYSFFNVTINLTDAGHEHMEDILGLLFRQIKHLQQSGVSQWIFDELSAICEAEFHYQAKIHPISYATRISPKMTIYPREHWLVGSSLPTKFNPASVEKVLNELSPNNVRIFWESNKFEGQTDKVEPWYNTAYSLEKITKLTIQEWVQSALYVNLLLPTPNVFIPTDFSLKVFKDKDTFPVLLRETSFSRLWYKPDTKFFKPKAYVKMDFNCPLAVTSPVAVVLSNFFVWLLVDYLNEYAYYARIAGLQYGISLSDNGFELYLVGFNHKLRVLLEAVIQKIAKFQVKPDRFSVIKETVTKAYQNHKFGQPYHQAMSYCSMVLQDHSWPWTEELDALTYLEVEDLAKFVPMLLSRTFVECYIAGNVEKSEAESMVKHVEDVLFNDPKPICRPLFPSQFLTNRVTDLKTGMKYFYHQQGTNPNDENSALVHYIQVHQDEFSMNIKLQMFKLIAKQATFHQLRTVEQLGYITSLSQRNDSRVYGVQFIIQSSVKGPGHIDMRVESLLKDLESKLYNISDEEFKVR; encoded by the exons ATGGCTGTTGGAACGGAGACCACGACGGTGACGGTGGATCGAGGTGACGAGATACTAAAGCCACGCACTGACAAGAGAGACTATCGGAGGATTTTACTTAAGAATTCGCTCGAGGTGTTGTTAATCAGCGACCCGGAGACTGACAAG TGTGCTGCTTCAATGAACGTTAGCGTCGGATCGTTCTCTGACCCAGATGGATTGGAAGGCCTAGCTCATTTCCTTG AGCATATGCTATTTTATGCAAGTGAAAAATACCCCGAGGAAGATAGTTACTCCAAGTACATCACAGAG catgGAGGGAGTACAAATGCTTATACAGCCAGTGAATATACAAATTACCATTTCGATATCAACACAGATTCTTTTGATGAAGCTTTGGACAG GTTTGCACAGTTCTTTATCAAACCACTGATGTCTGCTGATGCAACCATGAGAGAGATCAAAGCTGTCGACTCTG AGAATCAGAAAAACTTGTTGTCTGATCCTTGGCGTATGCACCAG TTAAAGAAGCATCTAAGTCGGGAAAACCATCCATATCACAAATTTAACACAG GTAACATGGATACTCTTCATGTACGACCCGAATCAAAAGGAATAGATACGAGGAGTGAACTAATTAAATTCTATGATGAATACTATTCTGCGAACATTATGCATCTGGTTGTATATGGCAAGG AAAGCCTTGATAAAACTCAAGGCCTAGTGGAAGAGTTGTTCCAGGAAATTCCAAACACCAACAAGGATATCCCTAGGTTTCCTGGTCAGCCTTGTACTCCTGACCATTTGCAG GTACTTGTGAAGGCAGTTCCCATAAGGCAAGGTCACAAGCTTACTGTTTACTGGCCTATAACTCCTAGCATCCATCATTATGAAGAAGCACCAGCCAGGTACATTAGTCGTCTACTTGGTCATGAAGGCGAAGGAAGTTTGTTTCATGCGTTAAAAATCTTGG GTTGGGCAACGGGACTGTATGCTGGCGAAGCAGACTGGACTACGGAGTATTCTTTCTTCAATGTTACAATTAATCTTACTGATGCTGGCCATG AACATATGGAAGATATTTTGGGATTGTTGTTTAGACAGATTAAGCATTTACAACAGTCTGGTGTTTCCCAGTGGATTTTCGATGAG CTCTCAGCTATCTGTGAGGCAGAATTTCATTATCAAGCCAAAATACACCCAATTTCGTATGCAACACGTATTTCACCAAAAATGACG ATATACCCAAGGGAGCATTGGCTGGTTGGATCATCACTTCCTACGAAGTTCAATCCAGCTAGTGTGGAAAAGGTTCTCAATGAGCTTTCTCCCAATAATGTTCG AATCTTTTGGGAATCAAATAAATTTGAAGGGCAAACAGACAAGGTTGAGCCATGGTATAACACTGCTTATTCTCTTGAAAAGATAACCAAACTCACCATCCAG GAGTGGGTTCAGTCTGCCCTTTATGTAAACCTCCTTCTACCAACACCTAACGTCTTCATTCCTACGGATTTTTCATTGAAGGTTTTTAAGGATAAG GATACCTTCCCTGTTTTGTTGAGAGAGACATCATTCTCAAGATTGTGGTATAAGCCTGATACAAAGTTCTTCAAACCGAAGGCTTATGTAAAGATGGATTTTAACTGCCCCCTTGCAGTCACCTCTCCTGTTGCTGTAGTTCtttcaaacttttttgtttggttgctGGTGGACTATTTGAATGAATATG CTTATTATGCTCGAATTGCTGGTCTTCAATATGGAATAAGTCTTTCGGACAATGGTTTTGAG CTATATCTTGTTGGCTTTAATCACAAATTGAGAGTCTTGCTGGAAGCTGTCATTCAAAAGATAGCAAAATTCCAAGTAAAACCTGACAGGTTTTCAGTTATTAAG GAAACGGTCACAAAGGCATaccaaaatcacaaattcgGACAACCATATCATCAAGCAATGAGTTACTGCTCAATGGTATTACAAGATCACTCTTGGCCTTGGACAGAGGAACTAGATGCACTTACTTATTTGGAAGTGGAAGATTTGGCAAAGTTCGTTCCTATGTTGTTATCAAGGACATTTGTTGAGTGCTATATTGCAG GAAATGTTGAGAAGAGCGAAGCTGAGTCAATGGTGAAGCATGTTGAAGATGTTCTCTTTAACGACCCAAAACCTATTTGTCGTCCCTTATTTCCATCTCAGTTCTTGACAAATAGGGTTACAGATCTCAAAACAGGAATGAAATACTTCTACCATCAACAAGGCACAAACCCCAACGATGAAAATTCTGCTCTAGTCCATTACATTCAG GTTCATCAAGATGAGTTTTCCATGAATATCAAACTTCAAATGTTTAAACTTATTGCAAAGCAAGCCACTTTTCACCAGCTTAGAACGGTTGAGCAACTTGGTTACATCACTTCACTCTCTCAAAG AAACGACTCTCGTGTCTATGGTGTACAGTTCATTATCCAGTCTTCAGTCAAG GGTCCTGGACATATAGATATGAGGGTCGAGTCACTACTCAAAGACCTTGAGAGTAAGCTTTACAATATTAGCGATGAAGAATTCAAGGTGAGATGA
- the LOC104715939 gene encoding F-box/kelch-repeat protein At1g64840-like, giving the protein MEAEPETEKKTSSMILDCSLLPEFVSKLQLSPSPSAKVATKDLTLSKTDWSFLPEELLLTISTLLNNCFDVVHARSVCNSWRSAFPFPSSLLRASYSLPKLAEFTLESKDSCTLEKVPLFLFRVDKTRDAANTVSPSPYVMGGIGRDEDKHIELLPYPLQCSVKVKIPGSDPILVKMLDCQILSLGHQYRMFGWKPEESSTNYRNAAFLKLNKERGEEYVVILNYSGALLVLRSSDMRWLWFQNVSDAPCRDLVTFRGRFYASFFNKDVLVIDPYSMKVIVPLMPSQPMNSSNFLVPASDDELFLVMHLYNSVVAVWV; this is encoded by the exons ATGGAAGCAGAAcctgaaacagagaagaagacatCATCCATGATATTGGACTGCTCTCTTCTCCCGGAATTT GTTTCAAAACTGCAGCTGTCTCCGTCTCCATCAGCAAAAGTGGCAACGAAAGATCTCACATTGTCCAAAACAGACTGGTCGTTTCTCCCTGAAGAGCTTTTGCTAACAATCTCAACTCTTCTTAACAACTGTTTTGATGTTGTTCATGCTCGCTCTGTTTGCAACTCGTGGCGATCCGCATTTCCCTTTCCTTCTTCCTTGTTACGTGCAAGCTACTCTCTTCCCAAGCTCGCCGAGTTCACTCTCGAGAGCAAAGACTCGTGCACACTCGAGAAGGTccctttgtttctctttagAGTCGACAAAACTCGTGATGCTGCTAATACTGTGTCGCCTTCTCCGTATGTTATGGGAGGAATAGGCCGAGACGAAGACAAACATATAGAGCTTCTTCCATATCCTCTTCAATGTTCAGTGAAAGTGAAGATCCCAGGATCTGATCCAATCTTGGTGAAAATGCTTGACTGTCAGATACTCTCTTTAGGCCATCAGTACAGAATGTTCGGTTGGAAACCTGAAGAATCGTCAACAAATTACAGAAACGCGGCTTTTCTTAAGTTAAACAAAGAGAGAGGTGAAGAATACGTTGTGATCCTCAACTACTCTGGAGCTTTGTTGGTGTTAAGAAGTTCTGATATGAGATGGTTGTGGTTTCAGAACGTCTCAGATGCTCCCTGTAGGGATTTAGTCACTTTTAGAGGCAGATTCTATGCAAGTTTTTTCAACAAAGATGTTCTCGTTATCGATCCTTATTCGATGAAAGTGATTGTTCCCTTGATGCCCTCACAGCCTATGAATTCAAGCAATTTTCTAGTTCCTGCTAGTGATGATGAGCTTTTCTTG GTGATGCACTTGTACAACTCCGTTGTAGCGGTTTGGGTATAG